From the Tripterygium wilfordii isolate XIE 37 chromosome 6, ASM1340144v1, whole genome shotgun sequence genome, one window contains:
- the LOC120000737 gene encoding uncharacterized protein LOC120000737, with amino-acid sequence MEAENQGQVSSKLESSMKREKKKLRARRKLVKKCEEARGSTETFSKLQSSEEPRGKAVNPPKASTKQLLFGKKNMDTEVLPRKNNMEAGNQGEASSKPESSTKRTPRMLKPRPNIVKKSLANESLKANMASGAFKVHRRNRRKNKMLNSREETTEKNVTNKLRNEGNLEIKNKERVRGSDKRQQNQRSERKHGGSDKSSMQKDKENRDGIEKSQQNEMNKLGGLIFMCSAKTKPDCFHYRLMGVSMNKKDLVLGIKPGLKLFLYDFDLKLLYGIYKASSPGGLNIERRAFGGAFPVQVRFDIHKDCLPLPESVFRKAIKENYNEKQKFKTELTVKQVRKLSELFRTLPSPGHSPAMPDVRDGESYVRVRELRPHSGRERVGRDPYVNDNGRSYPILPRERREHIAYQEITPQQREEISSDRYLREKEYRAYGLQGERRNLTPPRHVAPSLHHAAPILDPYERDHAREHLSRQPDLIYRDTVSVHRESNRADPLYFTESEYQAYKLGAKLELHTGTGTGTVLDHYKRDPYNPFHHGASSVDSYRLPVHRNEVSSGTYSPGGRIATYPGEMDRLQREPEQVDRLYSTYAADALSNYNRISHHQGAPRETAPAPVSSWYSFAGPSQSYRLSKKTISNQIDRQTDRLNILKIDRKIEKKKGDQPVNNKSNGCSLLAWDPRQKAAAFHPLKKEAPLGSFFCASGSAGTCGNVSFGSALASSGSLSGSVWQCIFLQRTREREMGMCWSDDHVRGGKAAVGGTKHGPNVASANNGGGYNEAVDLLLKSRGLQALFTQIELSLSASNLRDLDITSKSDPMAVLYAKRGDGTLEELGRTEVVLNNLNPAWIEKITIAYQFEIVQPLVIRVYDIDTTYHNLPVKQLKLEDQDFLGEAGCFLSEVVTKQNQTLTLSLHSITGHGVSRKLGTLTIHAEETINSKIAVDIIFHCTNLDNKDLFSKSDPFLRISRAVEHGGSIPICKTEVVNNNLNPVWRPLHLTMQQFASKDNPLNIECFDFNSNGNHVLIGKLQTSMAELERLHREKRGANFVLPSTRHGHEKVLKGQLFVDQFIENKQFSFLDYISSGFELNFMVAVDFTVSNGNPRSPSSLHYVDPSGQLNSYQKSIVEVGEVLQFYDSDKRFPAWGFGGKIHDGTVSHCFNLNGSTDRHEVQGVEGIMAAYTSALCSVPLSGPTLFGQVINRAAQVAGQSLSYNSNNYFVLLIITDGVLTDIQETKDALVRASDLPLSILIVGVGGADFTQMEILDADNGCRLESSTGRLATRDIVQFVPMREVHSGQISVIHALLEELPGQFLSYMRCRDIKPHAHHVSQTSA; translated from the exons ATGGAAGCTGAGAATCAAGGACAGGTCTCTTCCAAACTGGAGTCATccatgaagagagagaaaaaaaagttgagGGCCAGACGCAAACTTGTGAAGAAATGTGAAGAAGCCAGAGGTAGCACTGAAACTTTTAGTAAATTGCAATCATCTGAGGAGCCCCGTGGCAAGGCTGTGAATCCTCCGAAAGCCTCCACTAAACAGCTAttgtttggaaagaaaaatatggaCACTGAGGTATTACCTAGAAAGAACAACATGGAAGCTGGGAATCAAGGAGAAGCCTCCTCCAAACCAGAGTCATCCACGAAGAGAACCCCAAGAATGTTGAAGCCCAGGCCTAATATTGTGAAGAAATCTTTGGCTAATGAATCCTTGAAGGCAAATATGGCCAGTGGTGCTTTCAAAGTTCATCGGAGAAACAGGAGGAAGAATAAGATGCTGAATTCAAGAGAAGAAACCACAGAAAAAAATGTGACCAATAAGTTGCGCAATGAAGGGAACCTAGagatcaaaaacaaagaaagggtCAGAGGGTCAGATAAGAGGCAGCAGAATCAAAGAAGTGAAAGAAAACATGGTGGTTCTGACAAGAGTTCAATGCAAAAGGATAAAGAAAATCGTGATGGCATCGAAAAGAGCCAACAAAATGAGATGAACAAACTTGGTGGTTTGATCTTTATGTGCAGTGCAAAGACTAAGCCAGATTGTTTCCACTATCGCCTCATGGGTGtatcaatgaataaaaaggaTCTTGTACTGGGCATCAAACCAGGACTTAAGCTTTTCCTCTATGATTTTGACCTCAAGCTCTTGTATGGAATTTACAAGGCATCCTCCCCTGGTGGTTTGAATATTGAGCGTCGAGCCTTTGGTGGGGCCTTCCCAGTTCAG GTTCGGTTTGATATCCACAAAGATTGTCTTCCACTTCCGGAGAGTGTTTTCAGGAAGGCGATTAAGGAAAATTATAATGAAAAGCAGAAGTTCAAAACGGAACTTACTGTTAAACAA GTTAGGAAGCTTTCAGAACTTTTCAGAACATTACCAAGTCCTGGACACTCCCCAGCAATGCCAGATGTTCGAGATGGGGAATCTTATGTCAGAGTAAGGGAGTTGAGGCCCCATTCAGGCAGGGAAAGGGTTGGTAGAGATCCTTATGTCAATGATAATGGTAGGAGTTATCCTATATTGCCTCGTGAAAGGCGTGAACACATTGCTTACCAAGAAATCACGCCTCAACAGAGGGAGGAAATTTCTTCTGATAGGTACCTGAGGGAAAAGGAATATCGAGCTTATGGGCTTCagggagagagaagaaactTAACCCCTCCACGTCATGTTGCTCCTTCCCTGCATCATGCTGCTCCAATTTTGGACCCGTATGAGAGAGATCATGCAAGGGAGCACCTTAGTAGACAACCAGATCTTATATATCGAGACACTGTCAGTGTGCACAGAGAATCAAATCGTGCTGATCCTCTCTACTTCACTGAAAGTGAGTATCAGGCTTACAAACTTGGTGCTAAACTGGAATTGCATACTGGTACTGGTACTGGTACTGTTTTGGATCACTATAAAAGGGATCCTTACAATCCTTTCCATCATGGTGCTTCTTCTGTGGACTCATATCGGCTACCTGTGCATAGAAACGAAGTTTCTTCAGGTACCTACTCTCCTGGTGGAAGGATAGCAACTTACCCAGGTGAGATGGATCGCTTACAGAGAGAACCTGAGCAAGTTGACAGATTGTACTCAACTTATGCCGCAGATGCTCTTTCCAATTACAACCGGATATCCCATCACCAAGGCGCCCCACGTGAAACTGCCCCTGCGCCGGTTTCATCTTGGTACTCCTTTGCTGGCCCATCTCAGTCTTACC GGCTGTCCAAAAAAACCATATCAAACCAAATTGATCGTCAAACAGACCGATTAAATATAT TGAAGATCGACcgaaaaatcgaaaaaaaaaaaggagatcaGCCTGTCAATAACAAATCGAACGG ctGCAGCTTATTGGCgtgggacccacgccaaaaagctgcAGCGTTTCATCCGCTAAAGAAAGAAGCTCCCttagggagcttcttttgcgccagcggatccgctggcacATGCGGAAATGTGTCGTTTGGCAGTGCATTGGCCTCCAGCGGATCGCTTAGCGGATCCGTTTGGCAGTGCATTTTCCTACAA agaacgagagagagagagatggggatGTGCTGGTCCGATGATCATGTGAGAGGAGGAAAAGCGGCCGTGGGTGGGACCAAACACGGGCCCAATGTTGCTTCAGCCAACAATGGCGGAGGATACAACGAGGCGGTTGATTTGCTCTTGAAATCCCGAGGACTCCAAGCCCTTTTTACTCAAATCGAG TTATCTTTATCAGCTTCAAATTTACGTGACCTTGACATCACATCAAAG AGTGACCCTATGGCAGTTTTGTATGCGAAGAGAGGAGATGGAACACTGGAGGAATTAGGTCGTACAGAAGTCGTATTGAATAACTTAAATCCTGCTTGGATTGAGAAAATTACAATTGCTTATCAGTTCGAGATTGTCCAGCCACTGGT CATTCGGGTATATGATATAGACACCACATATCACAACTTACCGGTGAAG CAACTGAAGTTGGAAGACCAAGATTTTCTAGGAGAAGCTGGTTGTTTTTTGTCTGAG GTTGTgaccaaacaaaatcaaactctAACTCTAAGCCTCCATAGCATAACTGGGCATGGGGTTTCGAGAAAGTTAGGGACACTCACTATCCATGCCGAGGAAACAATCAATTCTAAGATTGCTGTTGACATAATATTTCATTGCACAAACTTGGATAACAAAGATCTTTTTTCAAAAAGT GATCCTTTCTTAAGAATATCCAGAGCTGTTGAGCATGGAGGTTCTATACCAATATGCAAAACAGAGGTGGTGAATAACAATTTGAATCCAGTATGGAGGCCTTTACATCTGACTATGCAACAGTTTGCGAGCAAG GATAACCCATTAAATATTGAGTGCTTCGACTTCAATAGCAATGGCAATCACGTACTTATTGG TAAACTTCAGACATCAATGGCGGAACTAGAAAGACTTCACAGAGAAAAAAGGGGTGCAAATTTTGTGTTACCCTCCACTCGCCATGGTCATGAGAAG GTTCTGAAGGGTCAGCTATTTGTGGATCAGTTCATTGAGAACAAGCAATTTAGTTTTCTGGATTACATATCCAGTGGCTTCGAGCTAAATTTTATGGTTGCAGTTGACTTTACAG TTTCAAATGGGAATCCTCGAAGTCCAAGTTCTTTGCACTATGTTGATCCTTCAGGCCAGTTGAATTCTTACCAAAAG TCTATTGTAGAAGTTGGGGAGGTGTTACAATTTTATGATTCTGACAAGCGCTTTCCTGCTTGGGGCTTCGGAGGGAAGATACATGATGGTACTGTCTCGCATTGTTTCAACTTGAATGGAAGTACTGATCGCCATGAG GTACAAGGGGTCGAAGGCATCATGGCTGCATATACGAGTGCGCTTTGCAGCGTACCATTGTCAGGTCCGACTTTATTTGGCCAAGTGATCAATAGGGCTGCACAAGTTGCTGGCCAGTCTCTTTCATATAACAGTAACAATTATTTTGTCCTACTCATTATAACG GATGGAGTCCTCACTGATATTCAAGAAACAAAAGATGCTTTGGTCAGGGCATCTGATCTTCCCCTATCAATCCTTATAGTTGGAGTTGGAGGTGCAGACTTTACACAAATGGAG ATCCTTGATGCGGATAATGGGTGTCGATTAGAGAGTTCTACTGGTCGGTTAGCTACACGAGACATTGTGCAGTTTGTGCCAATGCGAGAAGTGCATA GCGGACAAATTTCTGTCATTCATGCTCTATTGGAAGAATTGCCTGGACAGTTTTTGAGTTACATGAGGTGTAGAGATATCAAACCTCATGCTCACCATGTATCCCAGACTTCTGCTTGA